The following coding sequences lie in one Mycoplasma crocodyli MP145 genomic window:
- the rplB gene encoding 50S ribosomal protein L2, with amino-acid sequence MAIKHYKPTTNGRRNMSSLNYKENLSGHAPEKSLMVILKNNAGRNNTGKITVRHHGGRVKRFYRLIDFKRNKDNIPAVVKTIEYDPNRSANICLLAYADGEKKYILAPKGIKVGQVVYSGDQADIIVGNALPLSLIPEGTYVHNIEMQPGGGGVIARSAGTSAQILGKDDDGKYVVLRLKSGETRRILARCRATIGVVGNEEHLLVNLGKAGRSRHLGVRPTVRGSVMNPVDHPHGGGEGKQPIGRKAPLTPWGKKALGVKTRKTKKSSNKLIIRRRKDAK; translated from the coding sequence ATGGCAATTAAACATTATAAGCCAACTACAAATGGTCGTCGTAATATGTCTTCTCTTAATTACAAAGAAAACCTTAGTGGTCATGCACCTGAAAAATCTTTAATGGTTATATTAAAGAATAATGCAGGTCGTAATAATACAGGAAAAATTACTGTAAGACATCATGGAGGAAGAGTTAAGAGATTCTATAGACTTATCGACTTCAAACGTAACAAAGATAATATTCCAGCTGTAGTTAAAACAATTGAATATGATCCAAACAGATCAGCAAACATTTGTTTATTAGCATATGCAGATGGAGAGAAAAAATACATTTTAGCTCCGAAAGGAATTAAAGTAGGACAAGTTGTATATTCAGGAGATCAAGCAGATATTATTGTAGGTAATGCTTTACCTTTATCATTAATACCTGAAGGTACATATGTTCACAATATAGAAATGCAACCAGGTGGTGGTGGTGTTATAGCACGTAGTGCTGGAACATCAGCTCAAATTCTTGGTAAAGATGATGACGGGAAATACGTTGTTTTAAGACTTAAATCAGGTGAAACAAGACGTATCCTAGCTCGTTGTCGTGCAACAATAGGTGTTGTAGGGAACGAAGAACACTTATTAGTTAATTTAGGAAAAGCTGGAAGAAGCAGACATCTTGGAGTTAGACCTACAGTTAGAGGATCGGTTATGAACCCTGTAGATCACCCACATGGAGGAGGAGAAGGTAAACAACCAATTGGTCGTAAAGCCCCTCTTACACCTTGAGGTAAAAAAGCTCTTGGAGTTAAAACAAGAAAAACTAAGAAATCTTCAAACAAATTAATTATTAGAAGAAGAAAGGATGCTAAATAA
- the rpsS gene encoding 30S ribosomal protein S19 — protein sequence MARSLKKGPFADDHLLKKVDAIVEGKAPKKPIKTWSRRSTIFPSFVGLTFSVHNGKQFIEVYVTDDMVGHKLGEFSPTRTFTGHGSDKGKKK from the coding sequence ATGGCACGTAGTCTTAAAAAAGGTCCATTTGCAGACGATCATTTACTTAAAAAAGTAGATGCTATCGTTGAAGGTAAAGCACCTAAAAAACCTATCAAAACTTGATCAAGACGTTCAACAATCTTTCCAAGTTTTGTAGGATTAACATTCTCTGTTCACAATGGTAAACAATTTATCGAAGTATATGTAACTGATGATATGGTAGGACACAAATTGGGAGAATTCTCACCTACTAGAACATTTACAGGACATGGTTCAGATAAAGGTAAGAAGAAATAA
- the rplV gene encoding 50S ribosomal protein L22 — translation MANTEVKKQQAYALVKLQHVSARKARLVADLFRGKDIRVALGILHNTSKKAAPLFVKLLNSAIANATNNHGMDASKLFVKEVLVNEGPTLKRFQPRSQGRAYSIFKRTSHLSITLEEKN, via the coding sequence ATGGCTAATACAGAAGTTAAAAAACAACAAGCTTACGCTTTAGTTAAATTACAACACGTATCTGCACGTAAAGCAAGATTAGTAGCTGATCTATTTAGAGGTAAAGATATTAGAGTGGCTTTAGGTATATTACACAATACATCTAAAAAAGCAGCTCCATTATTTGTTAAATTATTAAACTCAGCAATCGCTAATGCAACAAACAACCATGGAATGGACGCATCAAAATTATTTGTTAAAGAAGTATTGGTTAATGAAGGACCAACACTTAAAAGATTTCAACCAAGAAGCCAAGGAAGAGCTTATTCAATCTTCAAACGTACATCACACTTATCAATAACATTGGAGGAAAAGAACTAA
- the rpsC gene encoding 30S ribosomal protein S3, with protein MGQKVNPNGFRFGVTKAHNTTWFADKAQFGNQLVEDAKIYKFFDKYVRQYQLGKVEIKRTQDNHTTVTLHSAKPAVVLGQEGKNIVELTTKLTKFIKNKHIKINIKVVELKNPDLNARLLAEMIAIKLENRESFRTAQKMAIRNAMRARAKGIKTSVSGRLNGVDMARSEGYSEGEMKLHTLRQNVDYATATARTTYGAIGVKVWVSLGEILEGDDKHASTKKN; from the coding sequence ATGGGACAAAAAGTTAATCCAAATGGATTCCGTTTCGGAGTTACTAAAGCACACAACACTACCTGATTTGCTGATAAAGCACAATTCGGTAATCAATTAGTTGAAGATGCAAAAATCTATAAATTCTTTGATAAATATGTACGTCAATACCAATTAGGTAAAGTGGAGATTAAAAGAACACAAGATAACCACACTACTGTAACATTACATAGTGCAAAACCAGCAGTTGTTTTAGGTCAAGAAGGTAAAAACATCGTTGAACTAACAACTAAATTAACAAAATTCATAAAAAATAAACACATTAAAATCAACATCAAAGTTGTTGAATTAAAAAACCCTGATTTAAATGCAAGATTACTTGCAGAAATGATCGCTATTAAATTAGAAAACCGTGAAAGCTTTAGAACAGCTCAAAAAATGGCAATTAGAAATGCTATGCGTGCTAGAGCTAAAGGAATTAAAACTAGTGTTAGCGGTCGTCTTAATGGAGTTGACATGGCTCGTTCTGAAGGATATTCAGAAGGAGAAATGAAACTTCATACACTAAGACAAAACGTTGATTATGCTACTGCAACAGCTCGTACAACATATGGAGCTATTGGAGTTAAAGTTTGAGTTTCACTAGGTGAAATATTGGAAGGAGATGATAAACATGCTTCAACCAAAAAGAACTAA
- the rplP gene encoding 50S ribosomal protein L16, with product MLQPKRTKYRKPFLVKHDKRVAHKGNKVSFGEFGLQAVTSSWVTARQIESARIAITRRMGREGQVIIRIFPHFSKTSKPIGVRMGSGKGSPEKWYTAVKVNTMMFEVSGVKEDIARDALRLGGHKLPVKWKIVQKEATQELEGAK from the coding sequence ATGCTTCAACCAAAAAGAACTAAATACCGTAAACCATTTTTAGTGAAACACGATAAACGTGTTGCACACAAAGGAAACAAAGTTTCATTTGGAGAATTTGGTTTACAAGCTGTAACAAGTTCATGAGTTACAGCAAGACAAATCGAAAGTGCTCGTATTGCTATTACAAGAAGAATGGGACGTGAAGGACAAGTTATTATTCGTATCTTCCCACACTTCTCAAAAACTTCGAAACCTATTGGGGTTCGTATGGGATCTGGAAAAGGATCGCCTGAAAAATGATATACAGCAGTTAAAGTTAATACAATGATGTTTGAAGTAAGCGGTGTTAAAGAAGATATTGCAAGAGATGCATTACGTCTTGGTGGACACAAATTACCTGTTAAATGAAAGATTGTTCAAAAAGAAGCAACACAAGAATTAGAAGGAGCTAAATAA
- the rpmC gene encoding 50S ribosomal protein L29: protein MLYKDIKAKSVEELQTLVVDLKAELWTLRFKNATGSLDQTHKINEIRKDIAKILTALNEKGAN, encoded by the coding sequence ATGTTATATAAAGATATTAAAGCAAAAAGCGTTGAAGAATTACAAACATTAGTAGTTGATCTAAAAGCTGAACTTTGAACTTTAAGATTCAAAAACGCTACAGGTTCACTTGACCAAACACACAAAATTAACGAAATAAGAAAAGATATTGCAAAAATCCTTACAGCTTTAAACGAAAAAGGGGCTAACTAA
- the rpsQ gene encoding 30S ribosomal protein S17, which translates to MERNSRKTLTGTVVSAHKTPKTIIVAVDTYKKHPLYAKRFKSTKRFAVHDENQEAKLDDIVLIMETRPLSKTKHFRLVSIKQSAIEGAK; encoded by the coding sequence ATGGAAAGAAATTCAAGAAAAACCTTAACTGGAACAGTTGTTTCTGCTCACAAGACACCAAAAACAATTATTGTTGCAGTTGACACTTACAAAAAACACCCATTATATGCTAAACGTTTTAAATCAACTAAACGTTTTGCTGTACATGACGAAAACCAAGAAGCTAAATTAGATGATATAGTTTTAATAATGGAGACTCGTCCATTATCAAAAACTAAACATTTTAGATTAGTATCAATTAAACAATCAGCTATTGAAGGAGCTAAATAA
- the rplN gene encoding 50S ribosomal protein L14, with the protein MLIELSRANVADNSGAKEIGVIRILGGSKKKVANIGDIIICSVKKAIPNGGVKAGQIVKAVIVRSRYGISRENGSYIRFDDNAVVLLKEDLTPRGTRVFGPVAREIRERFPKIVSLAPEVL; encoded by the coding sequence ATGCTTATAGAATTATCAAGAGCTAACGTAGCTGATAACTCAGGTGCTAAAGAAATTGGTGTTATTCGTATATTAGGTGGAAGTAAGAAAAAAGTTGCTAATATTGGTGACATAATTATTTGTTCAGTAAAAAAAGCTATTCCTAATGGTGGTGTTAAAGCTGGTCAAATTGTTAAGGCTGTTATTGTTAGAAGTCGTTATGGTATATCAAGAGAAAACGGATCATACATTCGTTTTGATGATAACGCAGTTGTATTACTTAAAGAAGACTTGACTCCACGTGGAACACGTGTATTCGGTCCAGTAGCTCGTGAAATCCGTGAAAGATTCCCAAAAATCGTTTCACTTGCACCAGAAGTTTTATAG
- the rplX gene encoding 50S ribosomal protein L24 yields MNKIKFKKNDQVYVIAGRSKGKNGTIQSVNHKDQTVIIKDINMVTKHNKPTQQNTEGSISSKEAAIHVSNVAFLVKKPAKNSPAQYSKIGFKIKDGKKVRVAKKTKKEI; encoded by the coding sequence ATGAACAAAATTAAATTCAAGAAAAATGATCAAGTTTATGTAATTGCTGGAAGAAGCAAAGGTAAAAACGGGACAATACAATCAGTTAATCATAAAGACCAAACAGTTATTATTAAAGATATTAACATGGTAACAAAACACAACAAGCCAACACAACAAAACACAGAAGGATCAATATCTTCAAAAGAAGCTGCTATTCATGTATCAAACGTGGCATTCTTAGTAAAAAAACCTGCTAAGAATTCACCTGCTCAATATTCAAAAATTGGATTCAAAATTAAAGATGGTAAAAAAGTAAGAGTAGCTAAAAAAACTAAGAAGGAAATATAA
- the rplE gene encoding 50S ribosomal protein L5, with protein sequence MSLKKVYLEKAVPALIKKYNYSSIMAVPRIEKIVINMTAGKEVSNSKAIEEVINELTLISSQKPYQTVAKKSNASWKLREGMPMGGKVTLRRERMWDFLEKLINVAMPRIRDFRGANPKAFDGRGNFALGIKEEIIFPEIEFDKIRRIKGLDVLVVTNAKSDQEAKSLLELLGVPFEKKGDK encoded by the coding sequence ATGTCTTTAAAGAAAGTTTACTTAGAAAAAGCAGTTCCTGCTTTAATTAAAAAATACAATTACTCATCAATAATGGCTGTTCCAAGAATAGAAAAAATCGTTATAAATATGACAGCAGGTAAAGAAGTTTCAAACTCAAAAGCAATCGAGGAAGTTATTAATGAATTAACATTAATTTCATCACAAAAACCATATCAAACAGTAGCTAAAAAATCTAACGCTTCATGAAAACTTCGTGAAGGAATGCCTATGGGTGGAAAAGTTACACTCCGTAGAGAAAGAATGTGAGATTTCTTAGAAAAATTAATCAATGTTGCAATGCCACGTATCCGTGATTTCCGTGGTGCAAATCCAAAAGCATTCGATGGTAGAGGAAACTTTGCTCTCGGAATTAAAGAAGAAATCATATTCCCAGAAATTGAATTTGACAAAATTCGTCGTATAAAAGGTTTAGACGTATTAGTAGTAACTAATGCAAAAAGTGATCAAGAAGCTAAAAGTTTACTTGAATTACTTGGTGTACCATTCGAGAAAAAAGGAGATAAATAA
- a CDS encoding type Z 30S ribosomal protein S14 — protein MARKSLIVKAKRPAKFSSRAYTRCELCGRPHAVLRKYKICRICFRNLAHEGKIPGMKKASW, from the coding sequence ATGGCTAGAAAATCGCTTATAGTTAAAGCAAAACGTCCTGCTAAATTCTCTTCTCGTGCTTATACACGTTGTGAATTATGTGGACGTCCACATGCTGTTTTAAGAAAATATAAAATATGTCGTATCTGCTTTAGAAATCTTGCTCATGAAGGTAAGATTCCAGGTATGAAGAAAGCGAGTTGATAA
- the rpsH gene encoding 30S ribosomal protein S8, which translates to MFITDPISDMIVRIKNANQRKHKTVSIPYSNKKAKILDIIKQEGYITSYQVEGELATKNIVVTLKYKGAQAAIIGIKRVSKPGLKVYVKAEELPKVLSGYGTVIISTSKGVMTEKQARKENVGGEVIAYIW; encoded by the coding sequence ATGTTTATAACAGATCCTATTTCAGATATGATCGTTCGTATTAAGAACGCAAACCAAAGAAAACATAAAACTGTTTCGATTCCATACTCAAATAAAAAAGCAAAAATTTTAGACATTATTAAACAAGAAGGATACATTACTTCTTACCAAGTTGAAGGTGAATTAGCAACTAAAAACATCGTTGTTACACTTAAATACAAAGGTGCTCAAGCAGCAATAATCGGAATTAAACGTGTTTCAAAACCAGGACTTAAAGTTTATGTTAAAGCCGAAGAACTTCCAAAAGTTCTATCGGGATATGGTACTGTAATTATTTCAACATCTAAAGGTGTTATGACTGAAAAACAAGCAAGAAAGGAAAATGTAGGTGGTGAAGTTATCGCTTACATTTGATAG
- the rplF gene encoding 50S ribosomal protein L6: MSRVGNRVLTIPAGVTFTVDASNNVTVSGKLGTLQRVFSPLITINVENNHVTTVRANEEKHTKQLHGTTNSHISNMLVGVSKGFKKDLEIKGVGYKATLKGNVLEVAAGYSHTVSVNIPSDVKVEVPKATDVLISGIDKQSVGQFAAIVRAIRTPNPYSGKGIAYKGEKIRRKEGKTASK; this comes from the coding sequence ATGTCTCGTGTTGGTAATAGAGTTTTAACAATTCCAGCTGGAGTTACATTTACAGTAGATGCTTCTAATAACGTTACCGTTTCAGGTAAATTAGGAACATTGCAAAGAGTTTTCAGTCCACTTATAACAATCAATGTAGAAAATAATCACGTTACAACAGTTCGTGCAAACGAAGAAAAACACACAAAACAACTACATGGAACAACAAACTCACATATCTCTAATATGTTAGTTGGAGTTTCGAAAGGTTTCAAAAAAGACCTTGAAATTAAAGGAGTTGGATATAAAGCAACACTTAAAGGAAATGTTCTTGAAGTTGCTGCTGGATATTCACACACAGTATCAGTTAATATTCCTAGTGATGTAAAAGTAGAAGTTCCTAAAGCTACTGACGTATTGATCAGTGGAATTGACAAACAAAGTGTTGGTCAATTTGCAGCTATCGTTAGAGCAATTAGAACACCTAATCCATATTCTGGAAAAGGTATTGCATATAAAGGTGAAAAAATTAGACGTAAAGAAGGAAAAACAGCTTCTAAATAG
- the rplR gene encoding 50S ribosomal protein L18, translating to MAKLSRNEARVLKHNRLRHYISGTSTVPRLNVFKSHQNFYAQLIDDTKGVTLASVSTLKDKKYSGNIAAAKELGLLMGDAINKLKIKEVVFDRGGYLFHGRVKAFADAVREKGVKF from the coding sequence ATGGCAAAATTATCAAGAAATGAAGCTAGAGTACTTAAACACAATCGTTTACGTCACTATATCTCAGGAACATCAACAGTTCCTCGTCTTAACGTATTTAAATCACACCAAAACTTTTATGCACAATTAATAGATGATACTAAAGGAGTTACTTTAGCATCTGTATCAACACTAAAAGATAAAAAATATAGTGGAAATATTGCAGCTGCTAAAGAACTTGGTTTATTAATGGGTGATGCTATTAATAAATTAAAAATTAAAGAAGTTGTTTTTGACCGTGGTGGTTACTTATTCCATGGTCGTGTTAAAGCATTTGCAGATGCAGTTAGAGAAAAAGGAGTTAAATTCTAA
- the rpsE gene encoding 30S ribosomal protein S5, translating to MENTKKEVKPSVDKPVVKSTSSKPVGTKPASATKPASAFKPAAPKTEGTKELRAPRKVFDKKEGRGQDQNKDNKENRAPRQRRDGSRPNNRVKEDAFPDFSEKVVDIARVTKVVKGGRRFSFSAFVVVGNKKGRVGYGHGKANEVPDAIKKAIKDAQNNLINVSVINGTVPHEIQAKFLASKVMLKPAPKGKGLIASGTVRAVVELAGYTDIVTKTYGSRSKSNTVKATVEALKNLRTPEQIAFIRDKDVKELL from the coding sequence ATGGAAAATACTAAAAAAGAAGTTAAACCTTCAGTGGATAAACCTGTTGTTAAATCAACAAGTTCAAAACCAGTAGGAACAAAACCAGCGAGTGCAACTAAACCTGCATCAGCTTTTAAACCTGCTGCTCCTAAAACAGAAGGAACAAAAGAACTTAGAGCTCCAAGAAAAGTTTTTGATAAAAAAGAAGGTAGAGGTCAAGACCAAAACAAAGATAACAAAGAGAATAGAGCACCACGTCAAAGAAGAGATGGTTCAAGACCAAATAACCGTGTAAAAGAAGATGCTTTCCCAGATTTCAGTGAAAAAGTAGTTGATATTGCTCGTGTTACAAAAGTTGTTAAAGGTGGAAGAAGATTCAGTTTTTCAGCTTTCGTTGTTGTAGGAAACAAAAAAGGTCGTGTAGGTTATGGGCATGGTAAAGCAAATGAAGTACCTGATGCAATTAAAAAAGCGATCAAAGATGCTCAAAACAATCTAATCAATGTTTCAGTTATTAACGGAACAGTTCCTCATGAAATTCAAGCTAAATTCTTAGCTTCAAAAGTTATGCTTAAACCAGCTCCAAAAGGAAAAGGACTTATAGCATCAGGAACTGTTAGAGCTGTTGTTGAATTAGCAGGATACACAGACATAGTTACTAAAACATACGGATCACGTTCAAAATCAAATACAGTTAAAGCTACAGTAGAAGCTCTTAAAAATTTAAGAACACCAGAACAAATAGCTTTTATTAGAGATAAAGATGTAAAGGAATTATTATAA
- the rplO gene encoding 50S ribosomal protein L15 gives MAITLHNLKSTAGSRPDKHRVGRGHAAGKGKQAGKGQSGQNKRSGHRLGFEGGQTPWFRRIGKRGFTNVNHVEYQVINLSQLETFFTAKEEVNIETLFAKGIIKRSLPVKLLANGKLTKKLNVKVHKASETAIDAVEKLGGTVEFL, from the coding sequence ATGGCTATTACATTACACAATTTAAAATCTACAGCAGGTTCAAGACCTGACAAACACCGTGTTGGTCGTGGACATGCTGCGGGTAAAGGAAAACAAGCTGGAAAAGGTCAATCTGGACAAAACAAACGTAGTGGTCACAGACTAGGATTCGAAGGTGGTCAAACACCATGATTCCGTCGTATTGGAAAACGTGGATTTACAAATGTAAACCATGTTGAATATCAAGTTATCAATTTATCACAACTAGAAACATTCTTTACTGCAAAAGAAGAAGTAAATATTGAAACATTATTTGCCAAAGGAATAATTAAACGTAGCTTACCTGTTAAATTATTAGCTAACGGTAAATTAACCAAAAAACTAAACGTTAAAGTTCACAAAGCTTCAGAAACAGCAATTGATGCTGTCGAAAAACTTGGTGGAACAGTAGAATTCTTATAA
- a CDS encoding Eco57I restriction-modification methylase domain-containing protein, whose amino-acid sequence MLKEIDDKYKKEWCCLYTNQYCKKILNESGYFGENILKKHVIDNSCGDGRFLEEIVKTYIKEFFKIDNDLIKLKNQLEHFIHGIEIDLEECKKCINNLNLIIKEYNIDNVNWDIIVADTLDTNIYTGKMDFVLGNPPYVRVHNFDDRFSKIKNKRFTKKGMTDLFILFYEIGLNMLNEKGVLCYITPSSIFNSFAGLEFRKFIIQKKLLKSVIDYKHYQVFESVSTYTTILKLDKNNTDENINYFSYNDHNQQYDFIDKLEYNDFFINNSFYFQKKEKLVIFKKIINCNIKQNNINVKNGFATLCDDIFIKDHFEFKSKHIFNVLKSSRKKWKKIIFPYNKEGALITFECLEKELQDYLTINKDRLLNRSFDKGQNKWYAFGRSQAINDFWKEKISINNLIKTKENLKIELLKSGEGVYSGLYIIGNFDLDKIKQILISDEFIEYISLISKYKANGYYTFSSSDLKKYLVYKLGV is encoded by the coding sequence GTGTTAAAGGAAATCGATGACAAATATAAAAAAGAATGGTGTTGTTTATACACCAACCAATATTGTAAAAAAATTCTCAATGAAAGCGGGTATTTTGGAGAAAACATACTTAAAAAACATGTTATAGATAATTCTTGCGGAGATGGTAGGTTTTTAGAAGAAATTGTTAAAACTTATATAAAAGAATTTTTTAAAATAGATAACGATTTAATTAAATTAAAAAATCAACTAGAGCATTTTATACATGGTATAGAAATAGATTTGGAAGAATGCAAAAAATGTATAAATAATTTGAATTTAATTATCAAGGAATACAACATCGACAATGTTAATTGAGATATTATTGTTGCTGATACTCTTGATACAAATATATATACAGGTAAAATGGATTTTGTTTTAGGCAATCCTCCTTATGTAAGGGTTCATAATTTTGATGATCGATTTTCTAAAATAAAAAACAAACGTTTTACAAAAAAAGGCATGACTGACTTGTTTATACTTTTCTATGAAATTGGATTGAATATGTTAAATGAAAAAGGAGTTCTTTGCTATATAACTCCTTCAAGTATCTTTAATAGTTTTGCTGGTTTAGAATTCAGAAAATTTATTATTCAAAAAAAATTGTTAAAAAGCGTAATTGATTATAAACACTATCAAGTTTTCGAAAGTGTTTCTACATATACAACAATTTTAAAACTCGATAAAAACAATACCGATGAAAATATTAACTATTTTTCATACAATGATCATAATCAACAATATGATTTCATTGATAAATTAGAATATAATGATTTTTTCATTAACAATTCTTTTTATTTTCAAAAGAAGGAAAAATTAGTAATTTTCAAAAAAATAATAAATTGTAACATTAAGCAAAATAATATAAACGTAAAGAACGGTTTCGCCACATTATGCGATGATATTTTTATAAAAGATCACTTCGAATTCAAGAGTAAACACATTTTTAATGTTTTAAAATCATCTAGAAAAAAATGAAAAAAAATAATTTTTCCATACAACAAAGAAGGTGCTTTAATAACATTTGAATGTTTAGAAAAAGAACTTCAAGATTATTTGACAATTAATAAGGATAGATTATTAAATAGAAGTTTTGATAAAGGACAAAACAAATGATATGCCTTTGGAAGAAGTCAAGCAATTAATGATTTTTGAAAGGAAAAAATATCAATAAATAATTTAATAAAAACAAAAGAGAATTTAAAAATTGAATTATTAAAATCTGGTGAAGGTGTTTATAGTGGATTATACATTATTGGAAATTTTGATTTGGATAAAATTAAACAAATTTTAATTAGCGATGAATTTATAGAGTATATTTCTTTAATTTCTAAATATAAAGCTAATGGATATTATACTTTTTCGTCAAGTGATCTTAAAAAATATTTAGTCTATAAGTTAGGAGTATAG
- the secY gene encoding preprotein translocase subunit SecY: MYTLLLISIYVIGTTITSPFVKINAGRSINDDSFLNTLNLVGGGGLNQFSIFALGISPFINASLVMMILQSKLFPPVYKLSQSGPQGRRKINVITRVITLVISYPQALFLTKSLSAGGARSAFISIVPAFGMSQDLISYFILPLILVAASLFVLFISEQVTNKGIGNGTSLIIFCGIAMRLPSQFSSAYKILVGDLKSEGTFVGIINFSTYILIYLVVLMIITIVYNAERHIPIQQTGAGRSRNIKEMGKLPIKLNPGGIMPIIFAMMVLSFPTMIANVFPGNSPAKFWINHNLQFTQPLGLSLLILITFVFSLLMGLQQSRVDKIAEDFAKSSTFVPGLRPGEETQDYLIGVVFRLSLFSGFYLVILVSMQFIQIITGILAPQIAFGGTGMVILVSVALETFSQVSARRKSTKLAKAKRVTKKSFESNSSNKKGDGLLW, encoded by the coding sequence ATGTATACACTACTTTTAATCAGTATCTATGTAATCGGAACCACAATCACATCTCCTTTTGTAAAGATAAATGCAGGCCGTTCAATTAATGATGACTCATTTCTTAATACTCTTAACTTAGTAGGTGGTGGAGGATTAAATCAATTTTCAATTTTTGCACTAGGAATATCACCATTTATTAATGCATCTCTTGTAATGATGATTTTACAATCAAAATTATTCCCTCCGGTCTATAAGTTATCTCAATCCGGACCACAAGGAAGAAGAAAAATTAATGTAATAACCAGAGTCATTACTCTTGTTATATCATATCCTCAAGCTCTATTTCTAACTAAGTCACTTTCAGCAGGCGGTGCAAGAAGTGCGTTTATTTCAATAGTTCCTGCTTTTGGAATGTCTCAAGATTTAATTTCATATTTTATTTTACCTTTGATTTTGGTTGCTGCTTCATTATTTGTGTTGTTCATTAGTGAACAAGTTACAAATAAAGGAATTGGTAATGGAACAAGTTTGATAATTTTTTGTGGTATCGCTATGAGACTTCCTTCACAATTTAGTTCGGCATATAAAATTCTTGTCGGAGATTTAAAAAGTGAAGGAACATTTGTTGGTATTATCAATTTCTCAACTTATATTTTAATTTATCTTGTAGTGCTAATGATTATCACAATTGTCTATAATGCAGAGCGTCATATTCCAATTCAACAAACTGGAGCTGGAAGATCGAGAAACATTAAAGAAATGGGGAAACTTCCAATCAAACTTAACCCAGGTGGAATTATGCCAATTATTTTTGCGATGATGGTTCTATCATTTCCAACTATGATAGCCAATGTCTTTCCAGGTAACAGCCCAGCAAAATTTTGAATAAATCATAACTTACAATTTACTCAACCACTTGGTTTATCACTTTTAATATTAATAACTTTTGTATTTTCATTGCTTATGGGATTACAACAATCAAGAGTTGATAAAATAGCTGAGGATTTTGCTAAATCATCTACATTTGTTCCTGGATTAAGACCTGGTGAAGAGACACAAGATTATTTGATTGGTGTAGTTTTTAGATTAAGTTTATTTTCAGGTTTCTATTTAGTTATTTTGGTTTCAATGCAATTCATTCAAATAATAACAGGAATACTTGCCCCGCAAATTGCATTTGGTGGTACGGGAATGGTAATTCTTGTTAGTGTTGCACTTGAAACATTTAGCCAAGTTTCAGCAAGACGTAAATCAACAAAGTTGGCTAAAGCAAAAAGAGTAACAAAGAAAAGTTTTGAATCAAATTCAAGCAACAAAAAAGGAGACGGATTGTTATGATAA